A stretch of Brachyhypopomus gauderio isolate BG-103 chromosome 3, BGAUD_0.2, whole genome shotgun sequence DNA encodes these proteins:
- the kctd17 gene encoding BTB/POZ domain-containing protein KCTD5 isoform X3: MASEEKRKPVHRILTESAPLSTHSNHNNNNNNNNNNKDSDGNEGTTTGTSAPIESSGTDSNIIGNGSGISTAGGNNGKWIRLNVGGTVFLTTRQTLLKEQTSFLYRLCQQQDLHSDTDESGAYVIDRDPTYFGPILNYLRHGKLVYNKELAEEGVLEEAEFYNITPLIKLIKERILERDSKASQQVPPKHVYRVLQCQEEELTQMVSTMSDGWKFEQMVNIGSSYSYGTEDQAEFLCVVSKELHTSSGGLSTDQSHKNKTSETPEEEGAKEQQEQEEERERNASPNESLRD; encoded by the exons ATGGCTTCGGAGGAGAAACGAAAACCGGTGCATCGGATTTTAACAGAAAGCGCTCCCCTTTCAACACACAGCAaccacaacaataacaacaacaacaacaataacaataaagaCAGCGACGGAAATGAAGGAACAACGACGGGCACTTCTGCTCCTATTGAGTCAAGCGGTACCGACAGTAATATTATAGGGAATGGATCTGGAATCAGTACGGCTGGCGGCAATAACGGGAAATGGATCCGTCTCAACGTTGGCGGCACCGTGTTCCTAACGACGCGACAGACGCTATTGAAAGAACAGACTTCTTTTTTGTATCGACTATGCCAGCAGCAGGATTTGCATTCTGACACG GATGAATCTGGCGCCTACGTTATTGACAGAGATCCAACATATTTTGGTCCTATACTCAACTACCTTCGACACGGGAAACTGGTTTATAACAAGGAATTGGCTGAAGAAG GTGTCCTGGAGGAAGCAGAGTTCTACAACATCACTCCACTGATAAAACTGATTAAAGAGAGGATTCTGGAACGAGATTCAAAAGCATCTCAG CAGGTTCCCCCAAAGCACGTTTACAGGGTGCTGCAGTGCCAGGAGGAGGAACTGACCCAGATGGTGTCCACCATGTCGGACGGCTGGAAGTTTGAGCAG ATGGTAAACATTGGTTCGTCCTACAGTTATGGCACTGAGGACCAGGCAGAGTTCCTCTGTGTGGTATCCAAAGAACTGCATACGTCATCTGGGGGCTTGAGCACCGATCAGAGCCACAAAAATAAG ACTTCAGAGACTCCAGAGGAGGAAGGAGCAAAGGAGcagcaggaacaggaggaggagagggagagaaatgcCAGCCCCAATGAGTCGCTTAGAGATTAA
- the kctd17 gene encoding BTB/POZ domain-containing protein KCTD5 isoform X2 gives MASEEKRKPVHRILTESAPLSTHSNHNNNNNNNNNNKDSDGNEGTTTGTSAPIESSGTDSNIIGNGSGISTAGGNNGKWIRLNVGGTVFLTTRQTLLKEQTSFLYRLCQQQDLHSDTDESGAYVIDRDPTYFGPILNYLRHGKLVYNKELAEEGVLEEAEFYNITPLIKLIKERILERDSKASQVPPKHVYRVLQCQEEELTQMVSTMSDGWKFEQVSVRACRKPRPGLLWTMVNIGSSYSYGTEDQAEFLCVVSKELHTSSGGLSTDQSHKNKTSETPEEEGAKEQQEQEEERERNASPNESLRD, from the exons ATGGCTTCGGAGGAGAAACGAAAACCGGTGCATCGGATTTTAACAGAAAGCGCTCCCCTTTCAACACACAGCAaccacaacaataacaacaacaacaacaataacaataaagaCAGCGACGGAAATGAAGGAACAACGACGGGCACTTCTGCTCCTATTGAGTCAAGCGGTACCGACAGTAATATTATAGGGAATGGATCTGGAATCAGTACGGCTGGCGGCAATAACGGGAAATGGATCCGTCTCAACGTTGGCGGCACCGTGTTCCTAACGACGCGACAGACGCTATTGAAAGAACAGACTTCTTTTTTGTATCGACTATGCCAGCAGCAGGATTTGCATTCTGACACG GATGAATCTGGCGCCTACGTTATTGACAGAGATCCAACATATTTTGGTCCTATACTCAACTACCTTCGACACGGGAAACTGGTTTATAACAAGGAATTGGCTGAAGAAG GTGTCCTGGAGGAAGCAGAGTTCTACAACATCACTCCACTGATAAAACTGATTAAAGAGAGGATTCTGGAACGAGATTCAAAAGCATCTCAG GTTCCCCCAAAGCACGTTTACAGGGTGCTGCAGTGCCAGGAGGAGGAACTGACCCAGATGGTGTCCACCATGTCGGACGGCTGGAAGTTTGAGCAGGTCAGCGTGCGTGCCTGCAGAAAGCCCCGCCCCGGACTGCTCTGGACT ATGGTAAACATTGGTTCGTCCTACAGTTATGGCACTGAGGACCAGGCAGAGTTCCTCTGTGTGGTATCCAAAGAACTGCATACGTCATCTGGGGGCTTGAGCACCGATCAGAGCCACAAAAATAAG ACTTCAGAGACTCCAGAGGAGGAAGGAGCAAAGGAGcagcaggaacaggaggaggagagggagagaaatgcCAGCCCCAATGAGTCGCTTAGAGATTAA
- the kctd17 gene encoding BTB/POZ domain-containing protein KCTD5 isoform X6: MASEEKRKPVHRILTESAPLSTHSNHNNNNNNNNNNKDSDGNEGTTTGTSAPIESSGTDSNIIGNGSGISTAGGNNGKWIRLNVGGTVFLTTRQTLLKEQTSFLYRLCQQQDLHSDTDESGAYVIDRDPTYFGPILNYLRHGKLVYNKELAEEGVLEEAEFYNITPLIKLIKERILERDSKASQQVPPKHVYRVLQCQEEELTQMVSTMSDGWKFEQMVNIGSSYSYGTEDQAEFLCVVSKELHTSSGGLSTDQSHKNKLFQIHGSRM, translated from the exons ATGGCTTCGGAGGAGAAACGAAAACCGGTGCATCGGATTTTAACAGAAAGCGCTCCCCTTTCAACACACAGCAaccacaacaataacaacaacaacaacaataacaataaagaCAGCGACGGAAATGAAGGAACAACGACGGGCACTTCTGCTCCTATTGAGTCAAGCGGTACCGACAGTAATATTATAGGGAATGGATCTGGAATCAGTACGGCTGGCGGCAATAACGGGAAATGGATCCGTCTCAACGTTGGCGGCACCGTGTTCCTAACGACGCGACAGACGCTATTGAAAGAACAGACTTCTTTTTTGTATCGACTATGCCAGCAGCAGGATTTGCATTCTGACACG GATGAATCTGGCGCCTACGTTATTGACAGAGATCCAACATATTTTGGTCCTATACTCAACTACCTTCGACACGGGAAACTGGTTTATAACAAGGAATTGGCTGAAGAAG GTGTCCTGGAGGAAGCAGAGTTCTACAACATCACTCCACTGATAAAACTGATTAAAGAGAGGATTCTGGAACGAGATTCAAAAGCATCTCAG CAGGTTCCCCCAAAGCACGTTTACAGGGTGCTGCAGTGCCAGGAGGAGGAACTGACCCAGATGGTGTCCACCATGTCGGACGGCTGGAAGTTTGAGCAG ATGGTAAACATTGGTTCGTCCTACAGTTATGGCACTGAGGACCAGGCAGAGTTCCTCTGTGTGGTATCCAAAGAACTGCATACGTCATCTGGGGGCTTGAGCACCGATCAGAGCCACAAAAATAAG CTTTTCCAGATTCATGGATCCCGGATGTAA
- the kctd17 gene encoding BTB/POZ domain-containing protein KCTD5 isoform X1, with protein MASEEKRKPVHRILTESAPLSTHSNHNNNNNNNNNNKDSDGNEGTTTGTSAPIESSGTDSNIIGNGSGISTAGGNNGKWIRLNVGGTVFLTTRQTLLKEQTSFLYRLCQQQDLHSDTDESGAYVIDRDPTYFGPILNYLRHGKLVYNKELAEEGVLEEAEFYNITPLIKLIKERILERDSKASQQVPPKHVYRVLQCQEEELTQMVSTMSDGWKFEQVSVRACRKPRPGLLWTMVNIGSSYSYGTEDQAEFLCVVSKELHTSSGGLSTDQSHKNKTSETPEEEGAKEQQEQEEERERNASPNESLRD; from the exons ATGGCTTCGGAGGAGAAACGAAAACCGGTGCATCGGATTTTAACAGAAAGCGCTCCCCTTTCAACACACAGCAaccacaacaataacaacaacaacaacaataacaataaagaCAGCGACGGAAATGAAGGAACAACGACGGGCACTTCTGCTCCTATTGAGTCAAGCGGTACCGACAGTAATATTATAGGGAATGGATCTGGAATCAGTACGGCTGGCGGCAATAACGGGAAATGGATCCGTCTCAACGTTGGCGGCACCGTGTTCCTAACGACGCGACAGACGCTATTGAAAGAACAGACTTCTTTTTTGTATCGACTATGCCAGCAGCAGGATTTGCATTCTGACACG GATGAATCTGGCGCCTACGTTATTGACAGAGATCCAACATATTTTGGTCCTATACTCAACTACCTTCGACACGGGAAACTGGTTTATAACAAGGAATTGGCTGAAGAAG GTGTCCTGGAGGAAGCAGAGTTCTACAACATCACTCCACTGATAAAACTGATTAAAGAGAGGATTCTGGAACGAGATTCAAAAGCATCTCAG CAGGTTCCCCCAAAGCACGTTTACAGGGTGCTGCAGTGCCAGGAGGAGGAACTGACCCAGATGGTGTCCACCATGTCGGACGGCTGGAAGTTTGAGCAGGTCAGCGTGCGTGCCTGCAGAAAGCCCCGCCCCGGACTGCTCTGGACT ATGGTAAACATTGGTTCGTCCTACAGTTATGGCACTGAGGACCAGGCAGAGTTCCTCTGTGTGGTATCCAAAGAACTGCATACGTCATCTGGGGGCTTGAGCACCGATCAGAGCCACAAAAATAAG ACTTCAGAGACTCCAGAGGAGGAAGGAGCAAAGGAGcagcaggaacaggaggaggagagggagagaaatgcCAGCCCCAATGAGTCGCTTAGAGATTAA
- the kctd17 gene encoding BTB/POZ domain-containing protein KCTD5 isoform X4, whose product MASEEKRKPVHRILTESAPLSTHSNHNNNNNNNNNNKDSDGNEGTTTGTSAPIESSGTDSNIIGNGSGISTAGGNNGKWIRLNVGGTVFLTTRQTLLKEQTSFLYRLCQQQDLHSDTDESGAYVIDRDPTYFGPILNYLRHGKLVYNKELAEEGVLEEAEFYNITPLIKLIKERILERDSKASQVPPKHVYRVLQCQEEELTQMVSTMSDGWKFEQMVNIGSSYSYGTEDQAEFLCVVSKELHTSSGGLSTDQSHKNKTSETPEEEGAKEQQEQEEERERNASPNESLRD is encoded by the exons ATGGCTTCGGAGGAGAAACGAAAACCGGTGCATCGGATTTTAACAGAAAGCGCTCCCCTTTCAACACACAGCAaccacaacaataacaacaacaacaacaataacaataaagaCAGCGACGGAAATGAAGGAACAACGACGGGCACTTCTGCTCCTATTGAGTCAAGCGGTACCGACAGTAATATTATAGGGAATGGATCTGGAATCAGTACGGCTGGCGGCAATAACGGGAAATGGATCCGTCTCAACGTTGGCGGCACCGTGTTCCTAACGACGCGACAGACGCTATTGAAAGAACAGACTTCTTTTTTGTATCGACTATGCCAGCAGCAGGATTTGCATTCTGACACG GATGAATCTGGCGCCTACGTTATTGACAGAGATCCAACATATTTTGGTCCTATACTCAACTACCTTCGACACGGGAAACTGGTTTATAACAAGGAATTGGCTGAAGAAG GTGTCCTGGAGGAAGCAGAGTTCTACAACATCACTCCACTGATAAAACTGATTAAAGAGAGGATTCTGGAACGAGATTCAAAAGCATCTCAG GTTCCCCCAAAGCACGTTTACAGGGTGCTGCAGTGCCAGGAGGAGGAACTGACCCAGATGGTGTCCACCATGTCGGACGGCTGGAAGTTTGAGCAG ATGGTAAACATTGGTTCGTCCTACAGTTATGGCACTGAGGACCAGGCAGAGTTCCTCTGTGTGGTATCCAAAGAACTGCATACGTCATCTGGGGGCTTGAGCACCGATCAGAGCCACAAAAATAAG ACTTCAGAGACTCCAGAGGAGGAAGGAGCAAAGGAGcagcaggaacaggaggaggagagggagagaaatgcCAGCCCCAATGAGTCGCTTAGAGATTAA
- the rangap1b gene encoding ran GTPase-activating protein 1b, with product MASEDIVQLTEAFAKTHVGEELSYKGQGLKLDNKQSVEKIVRDIEQFHGLKSLKLEGNTIGVEAAQAIAKALASKKELQRCYWSDMFTGRLRSEIPSALKSLSRALITSGAQLTELDLSDNAFGPDGVKGIEALLRSPVCYSLQELRLNNCGMGAEGGRILASALSDCYKQSHAAGSPLKLKVFVAGRNRLENDGATALAHAFKMIGSLEMVHMPQNGINHPGITALATAIQHNPNLCVLNLNDNTFTKRGAVAMAQALRDLRSVQVVNFGDCLVRSEGAIAIAAALREGLPVLKELNLSFGEISEAAALVVARAVRDKPDLEKLDLNGNCLGEDGCEALREAMESMSQGGVLTSLSDDEGEPDEEDEDEEDDDETPEEDEEEQSCVNGTDHGTGEGSPAKESLCSPDLLSFLHSPTSEKLLSLGDKRTQLFENQLNFSDAAKIAEVFLQISSVYKEDPEVKQAVLETTDTLLRKAFSSPHFQNYIFISSLMVNLGLLKGEVRFKKVPVLPGHLLVLEYCVGQEYFPVDQADVLEAFLSRNGKVLESCSSARDALKTTLEKRITV from the exons ATGGCTTCTGAAGATATTGTTCAGCTTACAGAGGCATTCGCCAAGACCCATGTAGGGGAAGAACTAAGCTACAAAGGTCAAGGTCTCAAGTTGGACAATAAACAGTCAG TGGAAAAAATAGTTCGGGATATAGAACAGTTCCATGGTCTGAAGTCATTGAAACTGGAAGGAAATACAATTGGAGTGGAAGCAGCACAGGCCATTGCAAAGGCTCTTGCCTCCAAAAAGGAACTCCAG cgATGTTACTGGAGTGACATGTTTACAGGTCGCCTTCGCTCTGAAATTCCTTCTGCCTTG AAATCACTGAGCCGTGCATTGATCACCTCTGGAGCCCAACTTACTGAACTGGACTTGAGTGACAATGCATTTGGTCCAGATGGAGTAAAGGGCATTGAAGCCCTCCTGAGGAGTCCTGTGTGCTACAGTCTACAGGAACTCAGACTGAATAATTGTGGCATGGGTGCTGAAGGCGGCAGA ATCCTGGCCTCTGCTTTAAGTGACTGCTACAAGCAGTCACACGCTGCCGGCTCCCCTCTGAAGCTCAAAGTCTTTGTAGCTGGACGAAATCGTCTGGAAAATGATGGCGCCACTGCTCTTGCCCATGCGTTTAAG ATGATTGGCAGTCTTGAAATGGTCCACATGCCACAAAATGGGATCAACCATCCTGGAATCACAGCTTTGGCCACTGCAATCCAGCACAATCCCAACCTCTGTGTGCTAAACCTCAATGACAACACCTTCACCAAGCGAGGGGCGGTAGCTATGGCCCAG GCCCTGAGGGACCTGCGCAGTGTTCAGGTTGTTAATTTTGGCGACTGTCTGGTGCGCTCTGAAGGTGCCATTGCCATAGCAGCAGCCCTGAGAGAAGGCCTACCTGTTCTCAAA GAACTGAACCTGTCCTTTGGGGAGATTTCAGAGGCTGCTGCATTAGTTGTTGCTAGGGCTGTACGAGACAAGCCTGACCTGGAGAAACTGGACCTCAATG GAAACTGCCTGGGGGAGGATGGCTGTGAAGCCCTCAGAGAGGCCATGGAGAGCATGAGTCAGGGGGGGGTGCTCACCTCACTCAG TGATGATGAAGGGGAGCCagatgaagaggatgaggaCGAAGAGGATGACGATGAAACCCcggaagaggatgaggaagagcagaGTTGTGTGAACGGGACAGATCATGGCACAGGTGAAGGAAGTCCAGCCAAG GAGTCCCTCTGCAGTCCGGACCTCCTGTCTTTCCTTCATTCCCCAACATCCGAGAAACTGCTCAGCCTTGGAGATAAGAGGACCCAGCTCTTTGAAAATCAG CTAAATTTTTCAGATGCTGCAAAAATTGCAGAGGTTTTTCTTCAGATTTCCTCTGTGTATAAGGAAGACCCAGAAGTGAAGCAAGCTGTTTTAGAGACTACCG ACACCCTGTTGAGGAAAGCTTTTTCAAGTCCTCATTTTCagaattacatttttatctcttcACTGATGGTGAATCTGGGGCTTTTAAAG GGTGAGGTGAGGTTTAAGAAGGTGCCTGTCCTTCCTGGACACCTGCTTGTTCTGGAGTATTGTGTTGGACAGGAGTACTTTCCTGTGGACCAGGCTGATGTTCTGGAGGCGTTTCTATCTCG AAATGGCAAAGTCTTGGAGTCCTGCTCCAGTGCTAGAGATGCCCTTAAGACTACACTGGAGAAGAGAATCACTGTGTAG
- the kctd17 gene encoding BTB/POZ domain-containing protein KCTD5 isoform X5: MASEEKRKPVHRILTESAPLSTHSNHNNNNNNNNNNKDSDGNEGTTTGTSAPIESSGTDSNIIGNGSGISTAGGNNGKWIRLNVGGTVFLTTRQTLLKEQTSFLYRLCQQQDLHSDTDESGAYVIDRDPTYFGPILNYLRHGKLVYNKELAEEGVLEEAEFYNITPLIKLIKERILERDSKASQQVPPKHVYRVLQCQEEELTQMVSTMSDGWKFEQVSVRACRKPRPGLLWTMVNIGSSYSYGTEDQAEFLCVVSKELHTSSGGLSTDQSHKNKLFQIHGSRM, from the exons ATGGCTTCGGAGGAGAAACGAAAACCGGTGCATCGGATTTTAACAGAAAGCGCTCCCCTTTCAACACACAGCAaccacaacaataacaacaacaacaacaataacaataaagaCAGCGACGGAAATGAAGGAACAACGACGGGCACTTCTGCTCCTATTGAGTCAAGCGGTACCGACAGTAATATTATAGGGAATGGATCTGGAATCAGTACGGCTGGCGGCAATAACGGGAAATGGATCCGTCTCAACGTTGGCGGCACCGTGTTCCTAACGACGCGACAGACGCTATTGAAAGAACAGACTTCTTTTTTGTATCGACTATGCCAGCAGCAGGATTTGCATTCTGACACG GATGAATCTGGCGCCTACGTTATTGACAGAGATCCAACATATTTTGGTCCTATACTCAACTACCTTCGACACGGGAAACTGGTTTATAACAAGGAATTGGCTGAAGAAG GTGTCCTGGAGGAAGCAGAGTTCTACAACATCACTCCACTGATAAAACTGATTAAAGAGAGGATTCTGGAACGAGATTCAAAAGCATCTCAG CAGGTTCCCCCAAAGCACGTTTACAGGGTGCTGCAGTGCCAGGAGGAGGAACTGACCCAGATGGTGTCCACCATGTCGGACGGCTGGAAGTTTGAGCAGGTCAGCGTGCGTGCCTGCAGAAAGCCCCGCCCCGGACTGCTCTGGACT ATGGTAAACATTGGTTCGTCCTACAGTTATGGCACTGAGGACCAGGCAGAGTTCCTCTGTGTGGTATCCAAAGAACTGCATACGTCATCTGGGGGCTTGAGCACCGATCAGAGCCACAAAAATAAG CTTTTCCAGATTCATGGATCCCGGATGTAA